A region from the Halomarina litorea genome encodes:
- a CDS encoding NUDIX hydrolase yields MAGDTYDRVTAHLASLRGAYSEFAVQQTSVSVSSADYDRLRRETECGVVEAGARVRDDSGRALAVRQDGLWCDPLGCVGPEETVEEAAHRVLREATGVECRIVDLLGVRIVAATDRADPDREALYRLSALFTAEYRTGDPREGCAWRTAPPGALPVDP; encoded by the coding sequence ATGGCGGGCGACACCTACGACCGCGTCACGGCGCATCTGGCGTCCCTCCGTGGGGCGTACAGCGAGTTCGCCGTCCAGCAGACGAGCGTCTCGGTCTCGTCGGCCGACTACGACCGCCTCCGACGGGAGACGGAGTGTGGCGTCGTCGAGGCGGGCGCGCGCGTCCGCGACGACTCGGGGCGGGCGCTCGCGGTCAGGCAGGACGGCCTCTGGTGTGACCCGCTGGGATGCGTCGGACCCGAGGAGACCGTCGAGGAGGCCGCTCACCGCGTCCTCCGGGAGGCGACGGGCGTGGAGTGTCGCATCGTCGACCTCCTCGGGGTGCGCATCGTCGCCGCCACCGACCGCGCCGACCCGGACCGCGAGGCGCTCTACCGACTCTCGGCACTGTTCACCGCGGAGTACCGCACCGGCGACCCGCGGGAGGGGTGCGCGTGGCGGACCGCCCCGCCGGGTGCGCTCCCCGTCGACCCCTGA
- the folP gene encoding dihydropteroate synthase, with translation MEYHEAANFLFDLRRYPSRRGIDATRALLSYVGDPHEGLACVQVAGSNGKGSTARMVERVLREAGLDVGLFTSPHLDDVRERVRINGRKVTKRALTEFVEATREPILEAAADGDCPTFFEANTVLALWAFARADVDVAVLEVGIGGRYDATSAVSPVASCVTSVSLEHTEMLGDTVEEIARDKAQVAGDHPLVTGADGDALAAIRDEVGEVLTVGPSGVDVTATYGGREGVEGRVSLSGPDWSVETTLPQLGAHQATNAGIAAALCRQVADVDEATVARGLASAHWPGRFEVMSRSPLTVLDGAHNPGACATVAETLSTFDYDDLHLVVGAMHDKDHGAMAEALPDPAHVYTCRADIDRAESPEVLARVFENHVGGAVHQEGNVTDALATALDRAGPDDCVLVTGSLYVVAEARERWTRLDVPKRVTDLDEAEAVLADADVTDGGIWRMRGKGVHRVVKTRVQPRQAQYLKEELLSLGGECATSGLSAQDSERVDVVLMGTLAQFRRLTETLADQPYGLSELAATLREALEIGVESVERGYPWEGRTAVMGILNVTPDSFHDGGEFEEHEAAVARAEAMVEAGVDVIDVGGESTRPGADPVPDEEEIARVVPVIETLADLDVLLSIDTRKAAVARAALEAGADVLNDVSGLADPEMRHLAVEYDVPVVVMHSIEAPVDPDTEVEYDDVVEDVLEALSERVLLAEKAGLDRSQVIVDPGLGFGKTRHENFELLGRLDEFHALGCPVLVGHSHKSMFDLVGSEAGERLPATVAATAVAAERGADIVRVHDVPENVAAVRTQRAASDPDDL, from the coding sequence ATGGAGTACCACGAGGCCGCGAACTTCCTCTTCGACCTGCGGCGGTACCCCTCGCGGCGGGGTATCGACGCGACGCGGGCCCTCCTCTCGTACGTCGGAGACCCCCACGAAGGGCTGGCCTGCGTGCAGGTCGCCGGGTCGAACGGGAAGGGGTCGACGGCGCGGATGGTCGAACGCGTCCTCCGCGAGGCGGGCCTCGACGTGGGGCTGTTCACCTCCCCGCACCTGGACGACGTCCGCGAGCGGGTCCGCATCAACGGGCGCAAGGTGACGAAACGGGCGCTGACCGAGTTCGTGGAGGCGACCCGCGAGCCGATTCTGGAAGCCGCCGCCGACGGCGACTGTCCGACGTTCTTCGAGGCGAACACCGTCCTCGCGCTGTGGGCGTTCGCGCGCGCCGACGTGGACGTGGCCGTCCTCGAAGTCGGTATCGGCGGGCGCTACGACGCGACGAGCGCCGTCTCGCCCGTCGCGAGTTGCGTCACGAGTGTCTCGCTCGAACACACCGAGATGCTCGGTGACACGGTCGAGGAGATCGCTCGCGACAAGGCGCAGGTCGCCGGCGACCACCCCCTCGTGACGGGCGCCGACGGGGACGCCCTCGCGGCCATCCGCGACGAGGTGGGCGAGGTCCTGACGGTCGGTCCGTCGGGGGTGGACGTGACTGCCACCTACGGGGGCCGCGAGGGAGTCGAGGGACGCGTCTCGCTTTCGGGCCCAGACTGGTCGGTGGAGACGACGCTCCCGCAACTGGGCGCGCATCAGGCGACGAACGCGGGCATCGCGGCCGCCCTGTGCCGACAGGTCGCGGACGTGGACGAGGCCACCGTCGCGCGGGGACTCGCGAGCGCCCACTGGCCGGGGCGCTTCGAGGTCATGTCCCGGTCGCCCCTCACGGTCCTCGACGGAGCGCACAACCCCGGCGCGTGCGCCACCGTCGCGGAGACGCTCTCGACGTTCGACTACGACGACCTGCACCTCGTCGTCGGCGCGATGCACGACAAGGACCACGGGGCGATGGCCGAGGCCCTCCCCGACCCGGCGCACGTCTACACCTGCCGGGCGGACATCGACCGCGCGGAGTCCCCCGAGGTGCTGGCCCGCGTCTTCGAGAACCACGTGGGAGGGGCGGTCCATCAGGAGGGGAACGTGACGGACGCCCTCGCGACGGCCCTCGACCGGGCCGGACCGGACGACTGCGTCCTCGTGACCGGGTCGCTGTACGTCGTCGCCGAGGCGCGCGAGCGATGGACCCGTCTCGACGTCCCCAAGCGCGTGACCGACCTCGACGAGGCCGAGGCGGTCCTCGCGGACGCGGACGTGACCGACGGGGGCATCTGGCGGATGCGCGGGAAGGGGGTCCACCGGGTCGTGAAGACCCGCGTCCAACCGCGACAGGCCCAGTACCTGAAAGAGGAGCTGCTGTCGCTCGGCGGCGAGTGCGCCACCTCCGGGCTCTCCGCACAGGATAGCGAGCGCGTCGACGTGGTGCTGATGGGGACGCTGGCACAGTTCCGCCGCCTCACCGAGACGCTGGCCGACCAGCCCTACGGACTCTCGGAACTGGCGGCCACCCTCCGCGAGGCGCTCGAAATCGGCGTCGAGTCGGTCGAACGGGGCTACCCGTGGGAGGGTCGGACCGCCGTCATGGGGATCCTCAACGTGACGCCCGACTCCTTCCACGACGGCGGGGAGTTCGAAGAGCACGAGGCGGCCGTCGCGCGGGCCGAGGCGATGGTCGAAGCCGGGGTGGACGTCATCGACGTCGGCGGGGAGTCGACCCGCCCCGGCGCGGACCCGGTGCCCGACGAGGAGGAGATCGCCCGGGTCGTACCGGTCATCGAGACCCTCGCCGACCTCGACGTGTTGCTCTCTATCGACACGCGCAAGGCGGCGGTGGCCCGTGCTGCCCTCGAAGCGGGCGCGGACGTCCTCAACGACGTCTCCGGGCTGGCTGACCCCGAGATGCGCCACCTCGCCGTCGAGTACGACGTGCCCGTCGTCGTGATGCACTCCATCGAGGCGCCCGTCGACCCGGACACCGAGGTGGAGTACGACGACGTGGTCGAGGACGTGTTAGAGGCCCTGAGCGAGCGAGTCCTCCTCGCAGAGAAGGCGGGACTGGACCGCTCGCAGGTCATCGTCGACCCCGGTCTCGGCTTCGGCAAGACGCGCCACGAGAACTTCGAACTGCTCGGCCGCCTCGACGAGTTCCACGCGCTGGGCTGTCCGGTCCTCGTCGGCCACTCGCACAAGTCGATGTTCGACCTCGTGGGGAGCGAGGCGGGCGAACGCCTCCCCGCCACCGTCGCCGCTACCGCCGTCGCCGCCGAACGGGGGGCCGACATCGTCCGCGTCCACGACGTCCCCGAGAACGTCGCCGCCGTCCGCACCCAGCGGGCGGCCTCCGACCCCGACGACCTGTAG
- a CDS encoding MaoC family dehydratase, producing the protein MTLYFEDIEVGHTRDCGSVTVTREDIVRFAERYDPQPFHLSEEAASETMYGGLIASGWQTAALTARLLVESYMNETASAGGRGIDALRWHAPVRPGDTLSVELEVLEKRPDDRGAFGHTRVGVTTTNGDGETVCTMEGLGMVKCRKSAENEAI; encoded by the coding sequence ATGACGCTGTACTTCGAGGACATCGAGGTGGGTCACACTCGCGACTGCGGGAGCGTGACCGTCACGCGCGAGGACATCGTCCGGTTCGCCGAGCGCTACGACCCCCAGCCGTTCCACCTGAGCGAGGAGGCCGCCTCGGAGACGATGTACGGCGGACTCATCGCCAGCGGCTGGCAGACCGCGGCGCTGACGGCCCGCCTGCTGGTCGAGTCCTACATGAACGAGACGGCGAGCGCGGGCGGACGAGGCATCGACGCCCTGCGCTGGCACGCGCCGGTCAGGCCGGGCGATACGCTCTCGGTGGAGCTGGAGGTCCTCGAGAAGCGCCCCGACGACCGGGGCGCGTTCGGCCACACCCGCGTCGGCGTGACGACGACTAACGGCGACGGCGAGACGGTGTGTACGATGGAGGGCCTCGGCATGGTGAAGTGCCGCAAGTCGGCCGAGAACGAAGCTATTTGA
- a CDS encoding glycosyltransferase family 4 protein: MRIALVVPDSQGWRSRGSARESERSRVLAERLAADGHEVRVFCTQFWPGYEQVLRHEGVAYHGVTVAPARTSFTARLPALLARYGPDVVQTAPRPASVVLGARAGARLARSPLVVGWTDEVPPGGRLARRAATAPDGALVPSELVGRRVMEYGTPDDRVRRVPQAVDCERVRAVDPDPTYDVVAATPLDEDANLDSLLLALAELRDRDWSALVVGSGAGRAGVADQLDSLRIADRVTLAGDLSRDERLAYYRGAHVFVQTRRHVSFARELLWVLVAGCVGVVEYQGGSSAHELVERRERGVRVTSPEELEAVIAGASDRERRDYDPTFERYDWERVLAEHLEFYRELGA; encoded by the coding sequence ATGCGAATCGCGCTCGTGGTGCCGGACTCGCAGGGGTGGCGCTCGCGGGGGTCGGCCCGCGAGTCCGAACGGTCGCGTGTGCTCGCCGAGCGACTCGCCGCCGACGGCCACGAGGTCCGCGTCTTCTGCACCCAGTTCTGGCCCGGCTACGAGCAGGTGTTGCGCCACGAGGGCGTCGCCTACCACGGCGTCACCGTCGCCCCCGCCCGCACCTCGTTCACCGCTCGGCTCCCCGCGCTGCTCGCCCGGTACGGCCCGGACGTGGTCCAGACGGCACCTCGCCCGGCGAGCGTCGTCCTCGGGGCGCGGGCGGGGGCGAGACTCGCGCGCTCGCCCCTCGTGGTCGGGTGGACCGACGAGGTGCCGCCCGGGGGGCGACTCGCCCGCCGGGCCGCGACGGCACCCGACGGGGCCCTCGTCCCCTCGGAACTCGTCGGGCGGCGCGTGATGGAGTACGGCACGCCCGACGACCGGGTCCGGCGGGTCCCGCAGGCCGTCGACTGCGAGCGGGTGCGGGCGGTCGACCCGGACCCGACGTACGACGTGGTCGCCGCCACCCCCCTCGACGAGGACGCGAACCTCGACAGCCTCCTGCTGGCGCTCGCCGAACTCAGGGACCGCGACTGGTCGGCGCTCGTCGTCGGGAGCGGCGCGGGGCGGGCGGGCGTGGCCGACCAGCTCGATTCCCTGCGAATCGCCGACCGGGTGACGCTCGCGGGCGACCTCAGCCGCGACGAGCGACTGGCGTACTACCGCGGCGCGCACGTGTTCGTCCAGACGCGCCGGCACGTATCGTTCGCCCGCGAACTGCTGTGGGTGCTCGTCGCCGGCTGCGTCGGCGTCGTGGAGTACCAGGGCGGGTCGAGTGCCCACGAACTGGTCGAGCGCCGCGAGCGCGGGGTGCGCGTCACCTCGCCGGAGGAACTGGAGGCGGTCATCGCGGGCGCGAGCGACCGGGAGCGCCGGGACTACGACCCCACCTTCGAGCGCTACGACTGGGAGCGGGTGCTGGCAGAACACCTCGAGTTCTACCGGGAGCTGGGCGCGTAA
- a CDS encoding S9 family peptidase, translating into MRDIERYLNVRSAYGASFSPGGTLAFLYDATGVSQVWTLAEPRAWPEQRTFYDESVGFVDCSPTREELVFGMDEGGNERTQLHRLDLAGGVDDVTNLTDRPGAKHRWGGWSHDGDRFAFASNRRDESVFDVYVQDRDAVGGDTDLVHEGSGWLTVQGWSPDDSRLLVSEAYSNFDQDVYVLDLESGEFVHLTPHEGTARFVSATWGPDGGVYLATDHDRDTLSLVRFAPEDLGAGLDAMDPVVEDSEWNVEGIAVDHDTRRAVYSKNVDGYTELTVGDIDGTEFTERSAPALPKGVAGGVSFDADATSMALTATGSSANTNVYGVDVDTGEADRWTCASTAGIPRESFVEPDLVRFESFDGLAVPAFFSLPHEVPEGGAPVVVDIHGGPESQRRPSFNSLKQYFLAHGYAVFEPNVRGSTGYGTTYTHLDDVEKRMDSVRDVEAGVEWLHAQDTVDPDRIVAFGGSYGGFMVLAALTEYPDRWAAGVDVVGIANFVTFLENTGSWRRELREAEYGSLAEDREFLESISPINNIEKIRAPLFVLHGANDPRVPLGEAEQIVEEAREQGVPVEELIFEDEGHGIAKRENRIEAYSRVVAFLDDHV; encoded by the coding sequence ATGCGCGACATCGAGCGGTATCTCAACGTCCGGAGCGCCTACGGCGCTTCTTTCTCCCCCGGAGGCACCCTCGCCTTCCTGTACGACGCAACCGGCGTCTCGCAGGTGTGGACGCTAGCGGAACCCCGAGCGTGGCCGGAACAGCGCACTTTCTACGACGAGTCGGTCGGCTTCGTCGACTGCTCGCCCACCCGCGAGGAACTGGTCTTCGGGATGGACGAGGGGGGCAACGAACGCACACAACTCCACCGCCTCGACCTCGCGGGCGGCGTCGACGACGTGACGAACCTCACCGACCGCCCCGGCGCGAAACACCGCTGGGGGGGCTGGAGCCACGACGGCGACCGGTTCGCCTTCGCCTCGAACCGCCGCGACGAGTCGGTCTTCGACGTCTACGTGCAGGACAGGGACGCCGTCGGCGGCGACACCGACCTCGTCCACGAGGGCAGCGGGTGGCTCACCGTCCAGGGCTGGTCGCCCGACGATTCTCGACTCCTCGTCTCGGAGGCCTACTCCAACTTCGACCAGGACGTGTACGTCCTCGACCTCGAATCGGGCGAGTTCGTCCACCTCACGCCCCACGAGGGCACCGCGCGGTTCGTCAGCGCCACGTGGGGGCCGGACGGCGGCGTCTACCTCGCGACCGACCACGACCGGGACACCCTCTCGCTGGTCCGGTTCGCCCCCGAGGACCTCGGGGCGGGCCTCGACGCGATGGACCCCGTCGTCGAGGATTCGGAGTGGAACGTCGAGGGCATCGCCGTCGACCACGACACCCGACGGGCGGTGTACTCGAAGAACGTCGACGGCTACACCGAACTCACGGTCGGTGATATCGACGGCACCGAGTTCACCGAGCGTTCGGCGCCCGCGCTCCCGAAGGGGGTCGCCGGTGGGGTGAGCTTCGACGCCGACGCGACGTCGATGGCGCTGACGGCGACGGGGAGTTCGGCGAACACGAACGTCTACGGCGTGGACGTGGACACGGGCGAGGCCGACCGCTGGACCTGCGCCTCGACGGCGGGCATCCCCCGCGAGTCGTTCGTCGAACCGGACCTCGTGCGCTTCGAGTCGTTCGACGGGCTGGCGGTCCCCGCGTTCTTCTCGCTCCCCCACGAGGTGCCCGAGGGCGGCGCGCCCGTCGTCGTGGACATCCACGGCGGCCCCGAGAGCCAGCGCCGGCCGTCGTTCAACTCCCTCAAGCAGTACTTCCTCGCACACGGCTACGCCGTCTTCGAACCCAACGTTCGCGGGTCGACGGGGTACGGGACGACCTATACCCACCTCGACGATGTGGAGAAGCGCATGGACTCGGTGCGGGACGTGGAGGCCGGCGTGGAATGGCTCCACGCCCAGGACACCGTCGACCCGGACCGCATCGTCGCCTTCGGCGGCTCGTACGGCGGGTTCATGGTGCTCGCCGCACTCACCGAGTATCCCGACCGCTGGGCCGCCGGGGTGGACGTCGTCGGCATCGCCAACTTCGTCACGTTCCTCGAGAACACCGGGTCGTGGCGGCGCGAACTCCGCGAGGCCGAGTACGGGTCGCTCGCCGAGGACCGCGAGTTCCTGGAGTCCATCTCGCCCATCAACAACATCGAGAAGATCCGCGCGCCGCTGTTCGTCCTCCACGGCGCGAACGACCCGCGCGTCCCCCTCGGGGAGGCCGAACAGATCGTCGAGGAGGCCCGCGAGCAGGGGGTCCCCGTCGAGGAGTTGATATTCGAGGACGAGGGCCACGGCATCGCGAAACGCGAGAACCGCATCGAGGCGTACTCCCGCGTGGTCGCGTTCCTCGACGACCACGTCTGA
- a CDS encoding NAD-dependent epimerase/dehydratase family protein: MDSVLVIGGTRFIGRHAVTEFRDHDYDVTVFNRGNHDVPDGVRHVEGDRTNDSALERAREETEPDVVVDCVAYQPKDVRAATEIFRDCEAYVYVSSGSAYGEEVIPKREDETPLHDCTPEQARDDSPESYGPRKAEGDRAVFEAAERGVRATSIRPPVVYGPYDYTERFDYWIDRVLNHDRLVVPYTHLRHLVYAGDVASALRVVAEAGEAGEAYNVADHTLPVLTEWVDLLAEEVGEDVEVVEAGERELAAGDLSPADFPLYRDYPHVLDTSKLEALGWEATPHEETVPATVEEHRESDRTGRENGPAREAEERVLDVLSTF; the protein is encoded by the coding sequence ATGGATTCCGTACTCGTCATCGGCGGCACGCGTTTCATCGGCCGCCACGCCGTCACCGAGTTCCGCGACCACGACTACGACGTGACGGTGTTCAACCGAGGGAACCACGACGTGCCCGACGGCGTCCGACACGTCGAAGGGGACCGGACGAACGACTCGGCACTCGAACGCGCCCGCGAGGAGACCGAACCCGACGTCGTCGTCGACTGCGTGGCCTATCAGCCGAAGGACGTCCGCGCCGCGACCGAGATATTCCGGGACTGCGAGGCCTACGTCTACGTCTCCTCCGGGAGCGCTTACGGCGAGGAGGTCATCCCCAAGCGCGAGGACGAGACCCCGCTCCACGACTGCACGCCTGAACAGGCCCGCGACGACTCCCCGGAGAGCTACGGTCCGCGGAAGGCCGAGGGCGACCGTGCGGTCTTCGAGGCCGCTGAGCGTGGCGTCCGCGCCACGTCGATTCGCCCGCCGGTCGTCTACGGTCCGTACGACTACACCGAACGGTTCGACTACTGGATCGACCGCGTCCTCAACCACGACCGACTCGTCGTCCCCTACACCCACCTTCGACACCTCGTCTACGCCGGCGACGTGGCCAGCGCCCTCCGCGTCGTCGCCGAGGCGGGCGAGGCCGGCGAGGCGTACAACGTCGCCGACCACACCCTGCCCGTCCTCACGGAGTGGGTGGACCTGCTGGCGGAGGAAGTCGGCGAGGACGTCGAGGTGGTCGAGGCCGGCGAGCGCGAACTGGCCGCGGGCGACCTCTCGCCCGCCGACTTCCCGCTCTACCGGGACTACCCGCACGTCCTCGACACGTCGAAACTCGAAGCCCTCGGGTGGGAGGCGACCCCCCACGAGGAGACGGTCCCGGCGACGGTCGAGGAACACCGCGAGAGCGACCGGACCGGGCGGGAGAACGGTCCTGCTCGGGAGGCAGAAGAGCGCGTGCTAGACGTCCTCTCGACGTTCTGA
- a CDS encoding NAD(P)-dependent glycerol-1-phosphate dehydrogenase: MFDKRAWIRLPRNVVIGHGVLDETATAVEELRLGGTPLIVTSPTPREIAAGRVADQFDDSDVITVEEASFAAVKEVIARAEAVDAGFLVGVGGGKAIDIAKMASDEVGIGFVSVPTAASHDGIVSGRGSVPEGDTRHSVAAEPPLAVVADTDLIADAPWRLTTAGCADIISNYTAVRDWELAHRLKNVEYSEYAGALSRMTAEMLVNSADSIKQGLEESAWIVMKALVSSGVAMSIAGSSRPASGAEHLISHQLDRIAPGVALHGHQVGVASVVTEYLHSGSDGRWRNVRDALDRIGAPTDADALGIAPEDFVQAMTTAHEIRDRYTILGDGVSEEAAIEAATVTGVI, translated from the coding sequence ATGTTCGACAAACGGGCGTGGATTCGCCTGCCACGCAACGTCGTCATCGGCCACGGCGTGCTGGACGAGACGGCGACGGCCGTCGAGGAACTCCGCCTCGGCGGGACGCCCCTCATCGTCACCAGCCCCACCCCGCGTGAGATTGCGGCGGGCCGGGTGGCGGACCAGTTCGACGACAGCGACGTCATCACCGTCGAGGAGGCCTCGTTCGCCGCCGTGAAGGAGGTCATCGCGCGCGCCGAGGCCGTGGACGCGGGCTTCCTCGTCGGCGTCGGCGGCGGCAAGGCAATCGACATCGCGAAGATGGCCTCCGACGAGGTCGGCATCGGCTTCGTGAGCGTCCCCACCGCGGCGAGTCACGACGGCATCGTCTCCGGGCGCGGGTCGGTCCCCGAGGGCGACACCCGCCACTCGGTGGCGGCAGAACCCCCGCTGGCCGTCGTCGCGGACACGGACCTCATCGCCGACGCGCCGTGGCGACTCACCACCGCCGGGTGCGCGGACATCATCTCGAACTACACGGCGGTCAGGGACTGGGAACTCGCCCACCGCCTGAAGAACGTCGAGTACAGCGAGTACGCCGGCGCACTCTCCCGGATGACCGCCGAGATGCTCGTGAACAGCGCCGACTCCATCAAGCAGGGACTGGAGGAGTCGGCGTGGATCGTCATGAAGGCCCTCGTCTCCTCGGGCGTGGCGATGTCCATCGCCGGGTCCTCGCGGCCCGCCTCGGGCGCGGAACACCTCATCTCCCACCAGTTGGACCGCATCGCGCCGGGCGTGGCCCTCCACGGACACCAGGTCGGCGTCGCGAGCGTCGTCACCGAGTACCTCCACTCGGGGAGCGACGGGCGCTGGCGGAACGTCCGCGACGCTCTCGACCGCATCGGCGCGCCGACGGACGCCGACGCCCTCGGCATCGCTCCCGAGGACTTCGTGCAGGCGATGACGACGGCCCACGAGATTCGCGACCGCTACACCATCCTCGGCGACGGGGTGAGCGAGGAGGCGGCCATCGAGGCCGCGACGGTGACGGGCGTCATCTGA